One window of the Niallia circulans genome contains the following:
- the comGB gene encoding competence type IV pilus assembly protein ComGB, whose protein sequence is MKNNHAWSNIEQAKFLKCIGELLDRGYSMAEAVQSSRYYMPDRRMEDINACYGSLKGGESFFENLVRFNFDYQVISFVYFAEKHGGFASAFQDASRMIQNKQDTIRKLRKILTYPLFLLCFTFVLFFFVQSILIPKFNSIFLTMNINKNFFLLFLQFIGHIIPFLLVFLSLCFISALLYYYFSFRKLDVIKQINALASIPMIGIFVRRYFSYLLSVQLSYLLSSGFSIYECMQFFLENKEQKLYSQIGEITISQLKKGVRLEQAFASFDFLEKELLQIIQHGQENGKLDQEFYYFGNYCLTQIEENLQKTLKVLQPTLYTAVGILIISIYLSVLMPMFQLLDGF, encoded by the coding sequence AAGCGAAATTTTTAAAGTGTATTGGTGAGCTGCTGGATAGAGGCTATTCGATGGCAGAGGCAGTCCAGTCTTCTCGTTACTATATGCCCGATCGTCGAATGGAAGATATTAATGCATGTTACGGTTCTTTAAAAGGAGGAGAGTCGTTTTTTGAGAACCTAGTAAGATTCAATTTTGATTATCAAGTGATAAGTTTTGTTTACTTTGCTGAAAAGCATGGCGGATTTGCTAGTGCTTTTCAAGATGCAAGTAGAATGATTCAGAATAAGCAAGATACGATAAGAAAATTAAGAAAAATCCTTACCTATCCTCTTTTTCTTTTGTGTTTTACCTTCGTTTTATTTTTCTTTGTTCAAAGTATCCTCATCCCGAAGTTTAATTCTATCTTTTTAACGATGAATATTAACAAGAATTTCTTTCTCCTATTTCTCCAATTTATTGGTCACATTATTCCATTTCTTCTTGTTTTCTTATCCCTATGTTTTATTTCCGCGCTTCTCTACTATTATTTTTCTTTTCGAAAATTAGATGTTATCAAGCAAATAAATGCACTAGCGAGTATTCCGATGATTGGAATATTTGTTAGACGTTATTTTTCCTATCTACTATCCGTGCAGTTAAGTTATTTATTATCAAGTGGTTTTTCGATTTATGAGTGTATGCAATTTTTTCTTGAAAACAAGGAGCAAAAACTATATTCCCAAATAGGCGAAATCACTATTTCACAGTTAAAAAAAGGAGTGCGACTTGAACAAGCTTTTGCTTCCTTTGATTTTTTGGAAAAAGAGCTATTACAAATTATTCAGCACGGCCAGGAAAATGGAAAGCTTGATCAGGAATTCTATTATTTCGGAAACTATTGCTTAACACAAATAGAAGAAAATTTACAAAAAACATTAAAAGTCCTTCAACCTACATTGTATACAGCTGTTGGAATTCTAATAATTTCTATTTATTTATCTGTGTTAATGCCAATGTTTCAATTACTGGACGGCTTTTGA